A stretch of DNA from Oryzomicrobium terrae:
CAGCCAGTATTTCCTGTCCACTGCCAAGCTAGTGGAAGCCCAGCGTATCGAGCAACGCACCAAGTTTGACCTGGAGATGCTGAACGAACTGGGGTTCTGCAAGGGGATTGAAAACTACTCCCGCCATCTGTCTGGGCGGCAACCCGGGGAGCCTCCGCCGACCCTGATCGATTACCTGCCGGCCGATGCCCTGATGTTCATTGATGAGTCCCATGTGACCATTGGACAGGTGGGGGCCATGTACAAGGGGGATCGTTCGCGCAAGGAAAACCTGGTGGAGTACGGTTTCCGTCTGCCCTCGGCGATGGACAACCGGCCGCTCAAGTTCGAAGAGTTCGAGCGGATGATGCGCCAGACGGTATTTGTCTCGGCGACTCCCTCCGAATATGAGGCGACCCACGCCGGCCAGGTGGTGGAGCAGGTGGTGCGGCCTACCGGCCTGATCGACCCGGAAGTGGTGGTTCGTCCGGCCATGAGCCAGGTGGACGATGTGCTCTCGGAAATCCGCAAACGGATCGCCCGGGAAGAACGGGTGCTGGTGACCACCCTGACCAAGCGCATGGCCGAGGATCTGACCGATTACCTGGGCGAGCACGGCGTGCGTGTGCGTTACCTCCACTCGGACATCGACACGGTGGAGCGGGTTGAGATCATCCGTGATCTGCGCTTGGGCGAGTTCGACGTGCTGGTGGGGATCAACCTGCTGCGTGAAGGTTTGGATATCCCTGAAGTGTCGCTGGTAGCCATCCTCGATGCAGACAAGGAAGGCTTCTTGCGGTCCGAACGTTCCCTCATTCAGACCATCGGTCGGGCGGCGCGTAACCTCAACGGTAGCGCAATCCTCTATGCAGACCGGATCACCAACTCAATGCAGCGCGCCATGGACGAAACCGGTCGTCGGCGCGAAAAGCAGATGGCGTTCAATGCGGCTAACGGCATCACGCCAAAAGGCGTGAGCAAACGTATCAAGGACATCATCGACGGTATCTATGATGCCGACGCCGCCCAGGAAACCCACAAGGTTGCCCAAGAGCGGGCTCGTTACGATGCCCTGGATGAAAAGACCGTGGCCAAGGAAATCAAGCGGTTGGAGAAAGCAATGCTGGAGCACGCCAAGAATCTTGAATTTGAGAAAGCCGCTGCAGCCCGTGATGAGCTTTTCAAGCTCAAGGAGAGAGCATTCGGGGCGGCAGTTCACGATGAGGAATGAGGCCCTAGTGCTCTTCAAGTGCCAGTTGTCCCGTGGCGGTCGCGTGCCCCTAATACCTTGCTATGTTAGCTCAATAACCTTGCTGGCCGAGTGAATCCTTAGTCGGCCATTGCCCATGTTGCAATGCAAATTGCGCAAAGGCACTTAGGGTGGCATTCTGTAATTAAGAATTAGGCGGTGTTTTTATTTGCGCGAATACGCACATTTCGGGCGATTTTTCGTCTGAAATGTAAATAACGCATTGAATAACAAGGCGTTTATGAAGATTTTATTCGTTTGCATGGGGAATATATGCCGCTCTCCGACGGCAGAGGGGGTTTTCCGTCATTTCGTGAACCAGGCCGGCTTGTCCGAAACGATTGAAATCGATTCTGCAGGTACTCACGGCTACCACGTAGGAGAGGCGCCGGATTCCCGTACACAGCGTGCCGCAGCAATGCGCGGCTATGATCTGTCGATGCTGAGGGCGCGGAAAGTTGCGGCTGCCGACATGGATTATTTTGATCTGGTGCTGGCGATGGATCGAGCCAATCTGGACACCTTGCGGCGGCTCTGCCCAAGCGACCGGCAGCATCGGCTCAAGCTCTTCATGCATTACGCCCGCCAGTTCGACGACGATGAAGTTCCCGACCCGTATTACGGCCTCGGGCATGGTTTCGATCTGGTTCTGGACATGGTGGAAGATGCTGCCCAAGGGCTGCTGGCTTCAATCTGCCGAGAACTGGGCAAGGATTCACTGCCTTCCTCTTCAACTGAGGCTAACGCTGAAAAGATGGCGTCGCCTCCGGAGGCAGGGGGAGCTCTTCCGGTCGCAGGGTTGGAGAGCGGTAAGTCGTTGCACTGAGTGGGGGGCGCTTAGAAAAAAACAAAGGGAGCCTAACGGCTCCCTTTGTTTTTGCAGCAAAGTTTAAGCTTGAGGGGCTAGATCAACCCTGGTTGTCCGTAGCACGGGTTTCAACCATGACCAGGGGTTCCGAGCTGACAGCATGCGCAGCACGACGAACCGGGCGACCACGAGGGGCTGCCGGCTCAACCGGAACACTCACTGGAGCCGCATCGGCTTTCGTTTCGATCATCACCAAGCCGGAATCGGCCAGGGCTTCGGCCACTTTGGGTGCTGGCGCCGGTGCCGGGGCGGTAACCGCTTCGATGACTGCCGGCTCAACGGGAGCAGCGGCTTCCACGGGGGCGGTGGGGGCCGGTTCTGCGTGGGCCTGAGCCAAAACTTCCGCGGCTTCTTGTGCCACTTCCTGGATCTGTGGGGCAGGTTCCGCCGCGACAGGGACCGCAGGGCTGAGGACAGGCTCGCTGGCTGCGGGGGCGGTCGTTGCAGCCTGTTCCACCTGCTCGGCAGGTGCGGACGCAGTCACATCGATTTCCGCTGTCGGCTGGACGATTTCTTCCTGGCCAGTTTCCCCCGCTACGTTCTCCTGCGGGCGGCGCTCACCGCGTTCGCGACGGCCACCACGGCGACCGCGACGGCGGCTGCCTTCTTCGCCGCTGCCTTCTGCAGTAGCTTCGCTTGCCGGAGCTTCCGCAGCCGGAATCGCTTCCACGGCAATACCGGCTTCCACTGCCGCGGCATTCACCAAGGCCTCCTGGGTCGCTACTGCATCGGCCTGTTGCTTGGGAGAGCGCTCACCGCGCTCGCGGCGCCCTTCGCGACGTTCACCGCGCTCGGGACGCTCAGCGCGTTCCTGTCGTTCGGCACGCTCAGCCGTGACCTGGCCTTCTTCGTTCTGCTGGACCGGGCGCTCACGACGATTGTCGCGGCCTTCGCCACGGGGCTCGCGCCCTTCGCCGCGACTCCGACGGCCTTCGCCAGCTTCACCGCGTCCTTGCTGAGCCGGGCGATTTTCCTGGGAGGAGCGATTGCGCCCTTCGCCACGGCTCTCACGGGTTTCCTGGGTCTCCTTGCCGCGGCCTTCGCCACGGCCCGTATCGCTACGTTCGCCGCGCCGGCCACGGCCTTCGCTGCGACGACCATCACGCCCCTCCCCGCGGCCATCGCGCTGGCCGTTACGGCCGCGAGGCGCCGGTGCCGGAGCGGCTGTCTTCTCCTCCGGACGATTGCCGCGGAACCAGCCGAAAATGCGGGAAATGATGCCCGGCTCGCCGACTTTGGTGCTGGCTTCAGGCGCCTTTTCCGGCACCACAGGGGCGGGCTGCTCCGGCGTCAGATTCTTGATGGCAGCTTCCTGACGTACCGGTTTGGCGTTGGCTTCGGTAGCCAGCGCTACTTCGTCGGCAGGCGCATTGACCATGCGATAGGACGGGGCGCGGACTTCTTCCTGGTTCAGGTCGTCGTGGCGCAGGCGGATGATTTCGTGGGCCGGGGTCTCCAGGTGCTTGTTGGGGATGAGCAGGATTGTGACCTTGTGGCGGAACTCGATCGCCTGGATGTCGTTGCGCTTCTCGTTGAGCAGGAAGGTGCCCACGTCCACCGGCACCTGGCAGTGCACGGCGCCCGTGTTTTCCTTCATGGCCTCTTCTTCGAGGATACGCAGGATGTGCAGGGCCGCGGACTCGGTGGAGCGGATGTGGCCGGTGCCGTTGCAGCGCGGGCAGGGGATGTAGCTAGTTTCGGCCAGGGCGGGACGCAGGCGTTGACGGGACAGTTCCATCAGGCCGAAGCGGCTGATCTTGCCCATCTGCACCCGGGCGCGGTCGTAGCGCAGCGCATCGCGCAGGCGGTTTTCCACCTCGCGTTGGTTGCGCTGGTTTTCCATATCGATGAAGTCGATGACGATCAGGCCGCCCAGGTCGCGCAGGCGCAGCTGGCGGGCCAGTTCCTCGGCCGCTTCCAGGTTGGTGCGGAAGGCGGTGTCCTCGATGTCCTGACCGCGGGTGGCACGGCCGGAGTTCACGTCCACGGCCACCAGGGCTTCGGTATGGTCGATCACGATGGCGCCGCCGGAGGGCAGGTTCACCTGCCGGCCGAAGGCGGTCTCGATCTGGTGCTCGATCTGGAAGCGAGAGAAGAGGGGGACGTCGTCGCGGTAGCGCTTGACCCGGCTGACGTTGGCGGGCATTACCGTGCCCATGAAGGCTTGGGCCTGCTCGAAGATCTCGTCGGTGTCGATCAAGATCTCGCCGATGTCCGGCTGGAAGTAGTCGCGGATGGCGCGGATGACCAGGCTGCCTTCCTGATAGATCAGCAGCGGGGCTTTCTGTTCGGAGGAGACGCCTTCGATAGCGGTCCACAGTTGCAGCAGGTAGTTCAGGTCCCACTGCAGCTCTTCAGCGCTGCGGCCGATGGCGGCGGTGCGCGCAATCAGGCTCATCCCGCCGGGGACCTCGATCTGGTCCATGATCTCCCGCAGCTCGGCACGCTCATCACCCTCGACGCGGCGGGAAACACCGCCACCGCGGGGGTTGTTGGGCATCAAAACGAGGTAGCGGCCGGCCAGGCTGACGTAGGTGGTCAGGGCGGCGCCCTTATTGCCGCGCTCGTCCTTGTCGACCTGGACGATCAGCTCTTGACCTTCGCGCAGAGCATCCTGAATACGGGCCTTGCTGACTTCGACGCCCGGCTGGAAGTAGGCGCGGGAGACTTCCTTGAACGGCAGGAAGCCGTGGCGGTCGGCGCCGTAATCGACGAACGCCGCTTCGAGCGACGGTTCGATCCGGGTGATGACCCCCTTGTAGATGTTGCTCTTGCGTTGTTCCTTGGCGGCCGACTCGATGTCGAGGTCGATCAGTTTCTGACCGTCGACAATCGCGACACGGAGTTCCTCGGCCTGTGTCGCATTGAAAAGCATTCGCTTCATGTGTGGGCTCCCGCGCGCCGGCACGGGCAGCCTCCCACTGCAGGGCAGCGAGGCAATTAGTTGTGCGGTTTCCTGTTGTACATGAAGGGCCGTAGGTTCAACTAATTCTTGAAAATCGCTGGGAGTATCGGGTAGCGCTGATGGGTCGGTAGGTTATTACCGGGTTTCAGCCGGAAAAGCCGTTGTGGGGCGTGCCGGGGAAACCGCTACTGTTCTGCATGGGCGGCTGAACGTGCGTTTATCGCTTTAATGCTTGAGGCGCGCAAATCCAGTACCATCGCTGCTTTTTGGTGAGCGACATTAACCGTCTGATTTAGCGTTGGCCTGATCTTGCGCAGGTTCGCGCAAGCGAGGCGGCTGTGGCTGGCCACGGGTGTATTCCGGTGTGTTGGAACGGGTCCGTTCGGTCTTACAGCGCAGCGTCCCTTTCAGGCTGAGACGAAAATCGCAGGAAGTATATATCCAAAAATGTCCGAGATTCAAAAAAGCACGGTAAACCGCGTCGTTATTGATGCCGACGAGGCGGGGCAGCGGCTCGACAACTATCTGGTGCGCGTCTGCAAGGGCGTGCCGAAAAGCCATGTTTACCGCATCTTGCGCAGCGGTGAGGTGCGGGTAAACAGCGGCCGGGTCGATGCCGCCTACCGTTTGCAAGCGGGTGATACGGTGCGTATCCCGCCCATCCGCCTGGCCGAAAAGCCGGTGGCTACCGCTACCGCCGAAGTCGGCATGCTGCGCGCCGAGTTGCCGGTGGTGTATGAAGACGACGCCTTGCTTGCCATCAACAAGCCGGCAGGTATTGCCGTCCATGGCGGCAGTGGCCTGTCCTTTGGCGTCATCGAGGCCTTGCGCCGGCAGCGCCCCCAGGCACGCTTCCTGGAGCTGGCCCACCGGCTCGACCGGGAAACATCGGGGCTGCTGTTGATCGGCAAGAAACGCTCGGCCCTGACGGCGTTGCATGATCTGTTTCGCCATCACCGCGCCGACAAGCGCTACCTGGCCCTGGCCAAGGGTCGCCTGGAAAAACCGGTGACCCACGTTCAAGCGGCACTGCACAAGTACTTGACCGAGGACGGTGAGCGGCGTGTTTCGGTCCATGAAGACGGCAAGGCTTCCCACAGTATTTTTCGTCTCGTGGCCCGCTGGCAATCGGCTTCGCTGGTGGAGGCGCAGATAAAGACCGGGCGAACCCACCAGATCCGGGTGCACTTGAACCACCTGGGGCACCCTATCCTGGGGGATGAAAAATACGGGGATTTCGCCCTGAACAAGGCCTTGGCCAAGGATGGACTGAAACGCATGTTCCTGCATGCCTGGCGCTTGTCGTTTCCTCACCCTTTGACTGGGGAGCGACTCAATCTGGAGGCTCCCTTGCCCTCTGAACTACACCAATACCTCGTCCGACTGTCGGCACGGGAGCAACAGGATTATGGCGAAGCAATTTGATCTGATCGTTTTCGACTGGGATGGCACCTTGATGGATTCGGCGGCGGCCATCGTCACTGCAATTCAGGCCGCCAGCCGCGATCTGGGCCTGTCGGTACCCACTGACCGCCAAGCTCGCTACGTGATTGGCCTAGGGCTGGCCGATGCACTGCATCATGCCGTGCCGGACCTGCCTCGGGAGCGCTACGAGGAAATGGTCGAACGCTACCGCTACCATTACCTCTCCCGGGATCATGAACTGACGTTGTTTGGCGGGATCCCCGAACTGATGGCCGAGCTACAGGATGCCGGCTATGCGTTGGCGGTGGCGACCGGCAAGAGTCGTCTCGGTCTCAACAGGGCATTGGCGGTGAGCGGTCTTGAAGATTTCTTCCATGCCACGCGTTGTGCCGACGAGTGCCATTCCAAGCCCCATCCGCAGATGTTGCAGGAGCTGATGGAGGAGTTTGCGGTTCCGCCCGGGCGCACCCTGATGATTGGCGATACCACCCACGACCTGCAGATGGCGGCTAACGCCGGCACAGGTGCAATTGGCGTTACCTATGGTGCTCACGTGCCTGAGG
This window harbors:
- the uvrB gene encoding excinuclease ABC subunit UvrB, whose amino-acid sequence is MAEIVKLAEHRSVDSSKVVTYPDSPYRLHQPFPPAGDQPEAIRQLIEGLEDGLSFQTLLGVTGSGKTYTMANVIARTGRPALVLAPNKTLAAQLYAEMNEFFPENAVEYFVSYYDYYQPEAYVPSRDLFIEKDSSINEHIEQMRLSATKSLLERRDVVIVATVSCIYGIGDKDDYHTMILHVRKGDKIGQRDIIERLATMQYTRNEIDFRRGTFRVRGDVIDIFPAEHAEHAIRISLFDDEVDGLTVFDPLTGQILHKLPRFTVYPSSHYVTPRATVLRAVETIKAELRERSQYFLSTAKLVEAQRIEQRTKFDLEMLNELGFCKGIENYSRHLSGRQPGEPPPTLIDYLPADALMFIDESHVTIGQVGAMYKGDRSRKENLVEYGFRLPSAMDNRPLKFEEFERMMRQTVFVSATPSEYEATHAGQVVEQVVRPTGLIDPEVVVRPAMSQVDDVLSEIRKRIAREERVLVTTLTKRMAEDLTDYLGEHGVRVRYLHSDIDTVERVEIIRDLRLGEFDVLVGINLLREGLDIPEVSLVAILDADKEGFLRSERSLIQTIGRAARNLNGSAILYADRITNSMQRAMDETGRRREKQMAFNAANGITPKGVSKRIKDIIDGIYDADAAQETHKVAQERARYDALDEKTVAKEIKRLEKAMLEHAKNLEFEKAAAARDELFKLKERAFGAAVHDEE
- a CDS encoding Rne/Rng family ribonuclease, with product MKRMLFNATQAEELRVAIVDGQKLIDLDIESAAKEQRKSNIYKGVITRIEPSLEAAFVDYGADRHGFLPFKEVSRAYFQPGVEVSKARIQDALREGQELIVQVDKDERGNKGAALTTYVSLAGRYLVLMPNNPRGGGVSRRVEGDERAELREIMDQIEVPGGMSLIARTAAIGRSAEELQWDLNYLLQLWTAIEGVSSEQKAPLLIYQEGSLVIRAIRDYFQPDIGEILIDTDEIFEQAQAFMGTVMPANVSRVKRYRDDVPLFSRFQIEHQIETAFGRQVNLPSGGAIVIDHTEALVAVDVNSGRATRGQDIEDTAFRTNLEAAEELARQLRLRDLGGLIVIDFIDMENQRNQREVENRLRDALRYDRARVQMGKISRFGLMELSRQRLRPALAETSYIPCPRCNGTGHIRSTESAALHILRILEEEAMKENTGAVHCQVPVDVGTFLLNEKRNDIQAIEFRHKVTILLIPNKHLETPAHEIIRLRHDDLNQEEVRAPSYRMVNAPADEVALATEANAKPVRQEAAIKNLTPEQPAPVVPEKAPEASTKVGEPGIISRIFGWFRGNRPEEKTAAPAPAPRGRNGQRDGRGEGRDGRRSEGRGRRGERSDTGRGEGRGKETQETRESRGEGRNRSSQENRPAQQGRGEAGEGRRSRGEGREPRGEGRDNRRERPVQQNEEGQVTAERAERQERAERPERGERREGRRERGERSPKQQADAVATQEALVNAAAVEAGIAVEAIPAAEAPASEATAEGSGEEGSRRRGRRGGRRERGERRPQENVAGETGQEEIVQPTAEIDVTASAPAEQVEQAATTAPAASEPVLSPAVPVAAEPAPQIQEVAQEAAEVLAQAHAEPAPTAPVEAAAPVEPAVIEAVTAPAPAPAPKVAEALADSGLVMIETKADAAPVSVPVEPAAPRGRPVRRAAHAVSSEPLVMVETRATDNQG
- a CDS encoding low molecular weight protein-tyrosine-phosphatase, producing MKILFVCMGNICRSPTAEGVFRHFVNQAGLSETIEIDSAGTHGYHVGEAPDSRTQRAAAMRGYDLSMLRARKVAAADMDYFDLVLAMDRANLDTLRRLCPSDRQHRLKLFMHYARQFDDDEVPDPYYGLGHGFDLVLDMVEDAAQGLLASICRELGKDSLPSSSTEANAEKMASPPEAGGALPVAGLESGKSLH
- the rluC gene encoding 23S rRNA pseudouridine(955/2504/2580) synthase RluC; amino-acid sequence: MSEIQKSTVNRVVIDADEAGQRLDNYLVRVCKGVPKSHVYRILRSGEVRVNSGRVDAAYRLQAGDTVRIPPIRLAEKPVATATAEVGMLRAELPVVYEDDALLAINKPAGIAVHGGSGLSFGVIEALRRQRPQARFLELAHRLDRETSGLLLIGKKRSALTALHDLFRHHRADKRYLALAKGRLEKPVTHVQAALHKYLTEDGERRVSVHEDGKASHSIFRLVARWQSASLVEAQIKTGRTHQIRVHLNHLGHPILGDEKYGDFALNKALAKDGLKRMFLHAWRLSFPHPLTGERLNLEAPLPSELHQYLVRLSAREQQDYGEAI
- a CDS encoding HAD-IA family hydrolase, producing MAKQFDLIVFDWDGTLMDSAAAIVTAIQAASRDLGLSVPTDRQARYVIGLGLADALHHAVPDLPRERYEEMVERYRYHYLSRDHELTLFGGIPELMAELQDAGYALAVATGKSRLGLNRALAVSGLEDFFHATRCADECHSKPHPQMLQELMEEFAVPPGRTLMIGDTTHDLQMAANAGTGAIGVTYGAHVPEELKALGPLAVVDAVEELGTWLRRHG